A section of the Streptomyces xinghaiensis S187 genome encodes:
- a CDS encoding DinB family protein, translating into MNAHASASSASSATSGTPSAATAPAPGAVAPRDLPGERGEFLRSMAEQRANLLITVRGLDDERTARRTTVSELTLGGLLRHVTQGERTWIRILADGEGRAPEGMFDMDQYRMREDDTLAALVADYKAAARATEETVAGLPGLDVTVPLPHSPWGPPETVHWSARRILLHIVRETAQHAGHADIIREALDGASTTAQMIPPGSAA; encoded by the coding sequence GTGAACGCTCATGCCTCCGCGTCCTCCGCGTCCTCCGCGACATCCGGCACCCCCTCCGCGGCCACCGCTCCCGCGCCCGGCGCCGTCGCACCGCGCGACCTGCCCGGTGAGCGCGGTGAGTTCCTGCGCAGCATGGCCGAGCAACGGGCCAATCTGCTGATCACCGTCCGCGGTCTGGACGACGAGCGGACCGCCCGGCGCACCACCGTCAGCGAACTGACCCTCGGCGGGCTGCTGCGCCACGTCACCCAGGGGGAACGCACCTGGATCCGGATCCTGGCCGACGGCGAGGGCAGGGCGCCGGAGGGCATGTTCGACATGGACCAGTACCGGATGCGGGAGGACGACACCCTCGCCGCTCTGGTGGCCGACTACAAGGCCGCGGCACGGGCCACCGAGGAGACCGTGGCCGGCCTGCCCGGACTGGACGTCACCGTGCCGCTGCCGCACAGCCCGTGGGGACCGCCGGAGACGGTGCACTGGTCGGCCCGTCGCATCCTGCTCCACATCGTCCGCGAGACGGCACAGCACGCGGGCCATGCCGACATCATCCGCGAGGCGCTGGACGGGGCGAGCACGACGGCGCAGATGATCCCGCCGGGCTCGGCCGCGTGA
- a CDS encoding FUSC family protein: MHDVVPEPVAELAKRRREPVVVQTVRSATGATIAYAAAVWLLGSKPPPLLAPLTALLVVQVTLYATLTSGVRRVNAVVAGVLIAVGFSAWVGLTWWSLGLLIISALVTGHLVRVGEFVPEVAISAMLVLGVTHATDLALTRVLETLVGAGVGLLFNIVFVPPVWVEDAGESIEDLAKRMSALLLELGEELGGHTPVEEATARVEEARRLDHDISEVDEALTRAEESVRFNPRVKEGLLSRIVLRTGLDTLEICAVILRVTTRSLADLARARTEEALFPPDVSAALRELFINMAGAVQSFSVLITDQVSANAEDAETFLLTELSAARMSREHVARLLLEKVQEHPRQWQLHGALLAEVDRFLDELDVEKRSTRLAEELDRYSREQRARHPRLDRAKRRVRRYRRRRGRGQSRRQALTKQDVDAA; encoded by the coding sequence ATGCACGATGTCGTCCCGGAGCCCGTGGCGGAGCTCGCCAAGCGCCGCAGGGAGCCGGTCGTCGTCCAGACGGTCCGCTCCGCGACAGGCGCGACCATCGCCTACGCGGCCGCCGTGTGGCTGCTCGGCTCGAAGCCGCCCCCGCTGCTCGCCCCGCTGACCGCGCTGCTCGTCGTCCAGGTCACCCTCTACGCGACCCTCACCAGCGGTGTCCGCCGGGTGAACGCCGTGGTGGCCGGGGTCCTCATCGCCGTGGGCTTCAGCGCCTGGGTGGGGCTCACCTGGTGGAGTCTCGGCCTGCTGATCATCTCCGCGCTGGTCACCGGGCATCTGGTCCGGGTCGGGGAGTTCGTGCCCGAGGTGGCCATCTCCGCCATGCTCGTCCTCGGTGTCACCCATGCCACCGATCTGGCGCTGACGCGGGTGCTGGAGACCCTGGTCGGCGCCGGGGTGGGGCTCCTCTTCAACATCGTCTTCGTTCCGCCGGTCTGGGTGGAGGACGCGGGCGAGTCCATCGAGGACCTGGCCAAGCGGATGTCGGCGCTGCTACTGGAGCTCGGCGAGGAGCTCGGCGGCCACACCCCGGTGGAGGAGGCCACCGCGCGGGTCGAGGAGGCCCGCCGGCTCGACCACGACATCTCGGAGGTGGACGAGGCCCTCACCCGGGCCGAGGAGAGCGTGCGGTTCAATCCCCGGGTGAAGGAGGGCCTGCTCTCCCGGATCGTGCTGCGCACCGGTCTGGACACACTGGAGATCTGCGCGGTGATACTGCGGGTCACCACCCGGAGCCTGGCGGATCTGGCCCGGGCACGGACGGAGGAGGCGCTGTTCCCCCCGGATGTCTCCGCCGCGCTGCGCGAGCTGTTCATCAACATGGCCGGCGCGGTGCAGAGCTTCTCCGTGCTGATCACCGATCAGGTGAGCGCGAACGCGGAGGACGCGGAGACCTTCCTGCTCACCGAGCTCTCCGCGGCCCGGATGAGCCGGGAGCACGTGGCCCGCCTGCTGCTGGAGAAGGTGCAGGAGCACCCGCGGCAGTGGCAGCTGCACGGGGCGCTGCTGGCCGAGGTCGACCGGTTCCTGGACGAGCTGGACGTCGAGAAGCGTTCGACCCGGCTCGCGGAGGAACTCGACCGCTACTCGCGCGAGCAGCGCGCCCGCCACCCGAGGCTGGACCGGGCCAAGCGCCGCGTCCGCCGGTACCGCCGCCGCCGGGGCCGCGGACAGAGCCGCCGGCAGGCACTGACGAAGCAGGACGTGGACGCGGCCTGA
- a CDS encoding MFS transporter, with translation MTSTQDPAVHREAPLDLAALRRRTTAVLIASQILGGLGVAIGIALASVLAEEIGGSEALSGLAQTAAVAGTALLSMPLAALMSARGRRPGLTLAYAIGATGGGLVVLAAALRSFPLLLVGMAAFGAGSSANLQARFAAADLAPAEQRARAISTVVWATTVGAVLGPNIAAPAGRSVAGLGIPEAAGPFLWAAAVFVVCAVLVAALLRPDPLLTARALAPREEHPERGRSLRAGLSAVAASAPARLALVTVSTSHTVMVAIMVMTPVDLAHHGAGIELIGLVISGHIAGMYAFSPVMGWLCDRAGRLPVIGLAVVLLGAAALLAGTAGGGHGRTAAGLFLLGLGWSAGLVAGSALLTDSVPQAARAAVQGLSDLTMNAAAGLGGALAGLVVAQAGYGWLNALGALLLFPVVILAVLGRRRPGRAGAA, from the coding sequence GTGACTTCCACCCAGGACCCGGCCGTGCACCGGGAAGCACCGCTCGACCTGGCCGCGCTGCGCCGCCGCACCACCGCGGTCCTCATCGCGAGCCAGATCCTCGGCGGACTCGGTGTCGCCATCGGCATCGCCCTGGCCTCCGTGCTGGCCGAGGAGATCGGCGGCTCCGAGGCGCTGTCCGGGCTGGCGCAGACCGCCGCGGTGGCCGGTACCGCCCTGCTCTCGATGCCGCTGGCCGCGCTGATGAGCGCCCGCGGCCGGCGCCCGGGGCTGACCCTGGCCTACGCCATCGGCGCCACGGGCGGCGGCCTCGTCGTCCTCGCCGCCGCCCTCCGCTCCTTCCCGCTGCTCCTGGTGGGCATGGCAGCCTTCGGCGCGGGCTCCTCGGCCAACCTCCAGGCCCGGTTCGCGGCCGCCGACCTCGCACCCGCCGAGCAGCGGGCCCGGGCGATCTCCACGGTCGTCTGGGCCACCACCGTCGGTGCCGTCCTCGGCCCCAACATCGCCGCGCCGGCGGGCCGCAGTGTGGCGGGGCTCGGGATACCCGAGGCCGCCGGCCCGTTCCTGTGGGCGGCGGCCGTCTTCGTCGTCTGCGCCGTGCTGGTGGCCGCCCTGCTGCGGCCGGACCCGCTGCTCACCGCCCGGGCGCTCGCGCCACGCGAGGAGCACCCGGAGCGGGGGCGCTCGCTGCGTGCCGGACTGTCCGCCGTGGCCGCCTCGGCGCCGGCCCGGCTGGCGCTGGTCACGGTCAGCACCTCGCACACGGTCATGGTCGCGATCATGGTGATGACCCCCGTCGACCTGGCGCACCACGGGGCCGGTATCGAGCTGATCGGCCTGGTGATCAGCGGTCACATCGCCGGGATGTACGCCTTCTCGCCGGTGATGGGCTGGCTCTGCGACCGCGCCGGCCGGCTGCCGGTCATCGGTCTCGCCGTGGTCCTGCTGGGCGCGGCGGCTCTCCTCGCGGGCACGGCCGGGGGCGGGCACGGCCGTACGGCGGCTGGGCTGTTCCTGCTCGGCCTCGGCTGGTCGGCGGGGCTCGTGGCCGGCTCGGCGCTGCTGACCGACTCCGTGCCGCAGGCCGCGCGCGCCGCCGTACAGGGCCTGTCGGACCTGACGATGAACGCGGCGGCGGGCCTCGGCGGCGCGCTGGCCGGCCTGGTCGTCGCCCAGGCCGGCTACGGCTGGCTGAACGCCCTGGGCGCTCTGCTGCTGTTCCCGGTGGTGATCCTCGCCGTCCTCGGCCGGCGCCGCCCCGGCCGCGCCGGAGCCGCCTGA
- a CDS encoding methylated-DNA--[protein]-cysteine S-methyltransferase has protein sequence MTAVTWTVTGTPIGPLLLATTGRGLAHVVFHADGAVLGRAVDRLAARFGGEPAEGDGETGPPPLAEAVRQLRAYFAGTRTAFELELDWSLSSGFNLRVLRELAAGVPYGAVVSYQDLADRVGEPGAARAVGAAMGSNPLPVVVPCHRVVEQNGGIGGFGGGLPAKRALLELEGVLPQPLF, from the coding sequence ATGACCGCAGTGACCTGGACCGTGACCGGCACCCCCATCGGCCCGCTGCTCCTCGCCACCACGGGCCGGGGGCTGGCCCACGTCGTCTTCCACGCCGACGGGGCCGTCCTCGGGCGCGCCGTGGACCGGCTGGCGGCACGCTTCGGCGGCGAGCCGGCCGAGGGGGACGGGGAGACCGGGCCGCCCCCGCTCGCGGAGGCCGTCCGGCAGCTCCGGGCCTACTTCGCCGGCACCCGGACGGCCTTCGAGCTCGAACTGGACTGGTCGCTCTCCTCCGGATTCAACCTGCGCGTACTGCGCGAGCTGGCCGCCGGCGTGCCGTACGGCGCCGTCGTCTCCTACCAGGACCTCGCCGACCGGGTGGGCGAGCCGGGCGCCGCCCGGGCCGTCGGCGCGGCCATGGGGTCCAACCCCCTGCCGGTGGTCGTGCCCTGCCATCGCGTGGTCGAACAGAACGGCGGCATCGGCGGCTTCGGCGGCGGGCTGCCGGCCAAGCGGGCGCTGCTGGAGCTGGAGGGAGTCCTTCCGCAGCCGCTGTTCTGA
- a CDS encoding glycerophosphodiester phosphodiesterase family protein produces the protein MLTRPVAAVTGAVLGFSALFLSAPAALAAGPPDGPEVFAHRGASGYAPENTLAAADKADELGTVWVENDVQRTKDGALVVIHDTTLARTTDVEEVFPDRSPWKVSDFTLQEIRQLDAGSWFSEEYAGERVPTLRQFLHRLSWNRQKLLLEIKAPELYPGIERQILGELRRTGWLSPYHVRHKLIVQSFAADSIRTVHERRPDVRTGFLGTPAVADLPSYAEFTDQINPSFRTVTADYVDAVHRLKGPHGKRMQVLTWTVNDGPTATRLAGIGVDGIITNYPDVVRDAVGEESAAPEALLPSAG, from the coding sequence GTGCTCACACGCCCTGTCGCAGCCGTCACCGGCGCGGTGCTGGGGTTCTCCGCACTCTTCCTCTCCGCACCGGCGGCCCTGGCCGCCGGTCCCCCGGACGGGCCGGAGGTCTTCGCCCATCGCGGCGCCTCCGGCTACGCCCCCGAGAACACCCTCGCCGCCGCGGACAAGGCGGACGAGCTCGGCACCGTATGGGTGGAGAACGACGTCCAGCGCACCAAGGACGGCGCGCTGGTCGTCATCCACGACACCACCCTCGCCCGCACGACGGACGTCGAGGAGGTCTTCCCCGACCGGTCGCCCTGGAAGGTCTCGGACTTCACGCTCCAGGAGATCCGGCAGCTCGACGCGGGCAGCTGGTTCTCCGAGGAGTACGCGGGCGAGCGGGTCCCCACCCTCCGGCAGTTCCTGCACCGGCTCTCCTGGAACCGGCAGAAACTGCTGCTGGAGATCAAGGCACCGGAGCTGTACCCGGGCATCGAGCGGCAGATCCTCGGCGAGCTGCGCCGCACCGGCTGGCTGAGCCCGTACCACGTCCGGCACAAGCTGATCGTCCAGAGCTTCGCCGCCGACAGCATCCGGACCGTGCACGAGCGGCGCCCCGACGTGCGGACCGGCTTCCTCGGCACACCGGCGGTGGCGGACCTGCCCTCCTACGCCGAGTTCACCGACCAGATCAACCCCAGCTTCCGCACCGTGACGGCGGACTACGTGGACGCGGTCCACCGGCTCAAGGGTCCGCACGGCAAGCGGATGCAAGTGCTGACCTGGACGGTCAACGACGGCCCGACCGCCACCCGGCTCGCGGGGATCGGCGTGGACGGCATCATCACCAACTATCCGGACGTGGTCCGGGACGCGGTCGGCGAGGAGAGCGCGGCGCCGGAGGCGCTGCTGCCCTCCGCCGGCTGA